The Mesorhizobium koreense genome includes a window with the following:
- a CDS encoding DUF4164 domain-containing protein, which yields MTGETTLRETIGRLGKAIETLEATVAARFEQQVDATEIEAEVQRMNADRAKLAQELDNSEARAERLENANREVSRRLVTAMETIRAVLDR from the coding sequence ATGACAGGGGAAACAACCCTCAGGGAGACCATCGGACGGCTGGGCAAGGCGATCGAGACGCTGGAGGCGACCGTCGCGGCCCGGTTCGAACAGCAGGTAGACGCGACCGAAATCGAGGCCGAGGTCCAGCGGATGAACGCGGATCGCGCCAAGCTGGCGCAGGAACTCGATAATTCGGAAGCGCGTGCCGAGCGGCTGGAGAATGCCAACCGCGAGGTTTCGCGCAGGCTGGTGACGGCGATGGAGACGATCCGCGCCGTGCTCGACAGATAG
- a CDS encoding cell division protein ZapA yields the protein MAQVTVTIDGKTYRMACDEGQEEHLIDLAQRFDRYVGHLKDSFGEIGDQRLTVMAGIMVMDEFVELQKRVKGMEAEIGTLRKTRDEALTKADKNDAALTGALTGLAERMEALAGRLGGEPA from the coding sequence TTGGCCCAGGTTACGGTGACAATCGACGGCAAGACCTATCGGATGGCCTGCGACGAAGGCCAGGAGGAGCATCTGATCGATCTCGCCCAGCGCTTCGACCGCTATGTCGGCCACCTGAAGGATTCCTTCGGCGAGATCGGGGACCAGCGGCTGACCGTCATGGCCGGTATCATGGTTATGGACGAGTTCGTCGAATTGCAGAAGCGCGTGAAGGGCATGGAGGCCGAGATCGGCACCTTGCGCAAGACGCGCGACGAAGCGCTCACCAAGGCGGACAAGAACGACGCCGCATTGACGGGAGCGCTGACCGGGCTTGCCGAGCGCATGGAAGCGCTCGCCGGCCGGCTGGGCGGTGAGCCGGCATAG
- a CDS encoding L,D-transpeptidase family protein, with product MPIRNINVRSRPGNRAEGLLNVERVVFRCALGKAGVSAFKREGDGATPLGRLRLLGGYTRNERHPLRRSGLVLIPIRADLGWCDAPADANYNRPVRLPFRASHEKMLRGDRLYDVCIVLDWNIRPRRRNGGSAIFMHLARPGFRPTEGCIAVERSVMLRLLPYLSRGTVLTVLA from the coding sequence ATGCCGATCCGAAATATCAATGTCCGCTCAAGGCCGGGAAATCGCGCCGAGGGGCTTCTGAACGTCGAAAGAGTGGTCTTCCGATGCGCGCTCGGAAAGGCGGGCGTCTCCGCCTTCAAGCGCGAGGGCGACGGCGCGACGCCGCTCGGCAGGCTCCGCCTTCTTGGCGGCTACACGAGGAACGAACGGCATCCCTTGCGTCGCTCCGGCCTCGTCCTGATACCGATCCGCGCCGATCTGGGCTGGTGCGACGCGCCAGCCGACGCCAATTACAACCGGCCGGTACGCCTGCCCTTCCGCGCCAGCCACGAAAAGATGCTGCGCGGCGACCGGCTCTACGATGTCTGCATCGTGCTCGACTGGAACATCCGCCCGCGCCGACGCAACGGCGGCAGCGCCATCTTCATGCATCTGGCGCGGCCGGGTTTCCGGCCGACGGAAGGTTGCATCGCGGTGGAGCGAAGCGTGATGCTACGTCTTTTGCCCTATCTGTCGCGCGGGACGGTGCTGACAGTGCTTGCGTAA
- a CDS encoding response regulator transcription factor — MASRTILIVDDDEDLRSTLVEQLALYEEFQILQEGTATKGIQSVRNGMIDLLIMDVGLPDMDGREAVKLLRKNGYKAPIIMLTGQDTDSDTILGLEAGANDYVTKPFRFAVLLARIRAQLRQHEQSEDATFTVGPYTFKPSQKLLVDQRGSKVRLTEKEAAIIKYLYRAEQKVVTRDVLLEEVWGYNSGVTTHTLETHVYRLRQKIERDPSNAEILVTESGGYKLVP, encoded by the coding sequence ATGGCATCGCGCACCATCCTGATTGTCGACGACGACGAAGATCTGCGCTCGACCCTTGTCGAGCAACTGGCGCTCTACGAGGAATTCCAGATCCTGCAGGAAGGAACGGCCACGAAGGGCATCCAGTCGGTGCGCAACGGCATGATCGACCTGCTGATCATGGATGTCGGCCTGCCGGACATGGACGGGCGCGAGGCGGTCAAGCTTTTGCGCAAGAACGGCTACAAGGCGCCGATCATCATGCTGACCGGACAGGACACCGATTCGGACACGATCCTCGGCCTCGAGGCGGGCGCCAACGACTACGTCACCAAACCGTTCCGCTTCGCCGTGCTGCTTGCCCGCATCCGCGCGCAATTGCGCCAACACGAGCAGAGCGAGGACGCGACCTTCACCGTCGGACCCTACACGTTCAAGCCGAGTCAGAAGCTTCTGGTCGACCAGCGCGGTTCCAAGGTGCGGCTGACGGAGAAGGAAGCTGCGATCATCAAATATCTCTATCGCGCCGAGCAGAAGGTCGTCACCCGCGATGTCCTTCTCGAGGAAGTGTGGGGCTATAATTCCGGCGTCACCACCCATACGCTGGAAACCCATGTCTACCGGCTGCGCCAGAAGATCGAACGCGATCCTTCCAATGCCGAAATACTTGTGACAGAAAGCGGCGGATACAAGCTCGTTCCCTGA
- a CDS encoding Crp/Fnr family transcriptional regulator, translating to MALDDDIRLLSGVELFQSFTPDQLRLLAFGAENMRLASGQLLYEAGVEADGAFVVATGRVGLFRENAEGERVLLSEAGVGAMLGELALIADTVRPTGAVAVEDTELVRLSRKLFHRILQEYPELAAALRDHIARDLTRMVGKIDRLGPRFSD from the coding sequence TTGGCGCTGGATGACGACATCCGCCTGCTCTCCGGTGTGGAACTCTTCCAGAGCTTCACGCCCGACCAGCTTCGGCTGCTCGCGTTCGGCGCGGAGAACATGCGGCTGGCATCGGGGCAGCTCCTCTACGAGGCAGGCGTCGAGGCCGACGGCGCATTCGTCGTCGCGACGGGCAGGGTCGGGCTGTTTCGCGAAAACGCCGAGGGGGAACGCGTCCTGCTCAGTGAGGCGGGAGTCGGCGCCATGCTGGGCGAATTGGCGCTGATCGCCGATACGGTGCGGCCGACCGGGGCCGTAGCGGTCGAAGATACCGAACTGGTACGGCTCAGCCGCAAGCTCTTCCACCGCATCCTGCAGGAATATCCGGAACTCGCCGCGGCCCTGCGCGACCACATCGCGCGCGACCTGACCCGGATGGTCGGGAAAATCGACAGGCTCGGACCGCGCTTCTCGGATTGA
- a CDS encoding exodeoxyribonuclease III has product MPLTIATWNINSVRLRMPIVERFLLQHQPDVLCLQETKCIDELFPVEAFAAIGYSHLAISGQKGYHGVATVARRPLEVVERRRFCENDDCRHISTRLTSSGHALLLHNFYVPAGGDEPDPDINPKFRHKLDFIEEMNTVRAEQGDAHGSILVGDLNIAPLPTDVWSHKQLLNVVSHTPVETGGLEAMRQAGGWVDLMRRHIPPEEKIYTWWSYRARDWELSDRGRRLDHVWSSDNVAGRLAGIEILREARGWERPSDHVPVIARFDLD; this is encoded by the coding sequence ATGCCGTTGACGATCGCCACCTGGAACATCAATTCCGTGCGCCTGCGCATGCCGATCGTCGAGCGCTTCCTGCTGCAACATCAACCGGACGTCCTGTGCCTGCAGGAAACCAAATGCATCGACGAACTGTTCCCGGTCGAGGCGTTCGCCGCGATTGGCTATTCCCATCTCGCGATCAGCGGGCAGAAAGGCTACCACGGCGTCGCCACGGTCGCGCGACGGCCGCTGGAGGTCGTGGAACGGCGGCGCTTCTGCGAAAACGACGATTGCCGGCATATCTCGACACGGCTCACGAGCAGCGGACACGCGCTCCTGCTGCACAATTTCTACGTGCCGGCCGGCGGTGACGAGCCGGATCCCGACATCAACCCCAAATTCCGGCACAAGCTCGATTTCATCGAGGAGATGAATACGGTACGCGCCGAACAGGGCGACGCGCACGGTTCCATCCTCGTCGGCGACCTCAACATCGCGCCGCTGCCGACGGACGTGTGGTCGCACAAGCAGCTCCTGAACGTCGTCAGCCATACGCCGGTGGAGACGGGAGGACTGGAAGCGATGCGGCAGGCCGGCGGCTGGGTCGACCTGATGCGCCGGCACATTCCGCCGGAAGAGAAGATCTACACCTGGTGGAGCTATCGTGCCCGCGACTGGGAGCTTTCCGATCGCGGCCGGCGCCTCGACCATGTCTGGTCGTCGGACAATGTCGCGGGCAGGCTCGCCGGGATCGAGATCCTGCGCGAGGCGCGCGGCTGGGAGCGGCCCTCCGACCATGTGCCGGTGATCGCCCGCTTCGACCTCGACTGA
- a CDS encoding class I SAM-dependent methyltransferase: MTVKLLLANGLRKAAQRIDHRNPQRVGEPRDCPICGYHGAFEPFGVIPRPDAMCPNCNALERHRQFKLMLDRVDLPRPGSSLLHFAPEAAITRLVRPLCDKYVTADLMRDDVDLNLDIEAIDLPDRSFDCVICSHVLEHVNDIAALKELHRILKPGGIALLMVPIVEGWETSYEDSTVTDERDRLLHFGQRDHVRRYGRDFRDRVRQAGFELSEFVVGGADSVKYSIIPGIRIFIAGKPAEKHAI; the protein is encoded by the coding sequence ATGACCGTCAAACTGCTCCTTGCCAACGGCCTTCGAAAGGCCGCCCAACGGATCGATCATCGCAACCCGCAACGGGTCGGCGAGCCGAGGGACTGTCCCATCTGCGGATATCACGGAGCCTTCGAACCGTTCGGCGTCATTCCGCGTCCGGACGCGATGTGCCCGAACTGCAATGCGCTCGAGAGGCATCGGCAATTCAAGCTGATGCTGGATCGCGTCGACCTGCCGCGGCCCGGGTCTTCATTGCTGCACTTCGCTCCCGAGGCCGCGATAACCCGGCTCGTGCGCCCGCTATGCGACAAGTACGTGACCGCCGATCTGATGCGGGACGATGTCGATCTCAATCTCGACATCGAAGCAATCGACTTGCCGGACCGGAGCTTCGATTGCGTGATCTGCTCGCATGTCCTCGAACACGTGAACGACATCGCGGCGCTCAAGGAACTGCATCGCATTCTCAAGCCCGGCGGCATCGCCCTCCTGATGGTGCCAATCGTGGAAGGCTGGGAGACGAGCTACGAGGATTCCACGGTTACCGACGAGCGCGATCGCCTCCTGCATTTCGGCCAGCGGGACCATGTCCGCCGCTACGGGCGCGATTTCCGTGACCGGGTCAGGCAGGCCGGCTTCGAACTGAGCGAATTCGTCGTCGGGGGCGCCGATTCGGTGAAATACTCGATCATTCCCGGCATACGGATCTTTATCGCCGGAAAGCCGGCCGAGAAGCATGCGATCTGA
- a CDS encoding outer membrane lipoprotein carrier protein LolA, with amino-acid sequence MSFSQTRRGFLVLTARAAVVTFVAAAAGTVSAPSIAAPEQEVTASAQQIADHFANIKTMAGEFVQFGPNGEQTGGKFYIERPGKLRFDYDTKSNFKVIADGKSVAVSNVRMKTYNIYPLSKTPLKLLLGNRIDLSGNEVKDIQQTPDATTIKLADKSVFGDSKLMMMFDPKTYALKQWTVTDAQGKDTTVMIFNVQEGVKVDPSLFKIDYASAQVKQRAR; translated from the coding sequence ATGTCTTTTTCGCAAACCCGTCGCGGCTTCCTAGTCCTGACCGCGCGCGCCGCTGTCGTGACATTCGTGGCGGCTGCCGCCGGGACCGTTTCAGCGCCTTCGATTGCCGCGCCGGAACAGGAGGTCACCGCTTCGGCGCAGCAGATCGCCGATCATTTCGCCAACATCAAGACCATGGCCGGCGAATTCGTCCAGTTCGGCCCGAACGGCGAACAGACCGGCGGCAAATTCTATATCGAACGACCGGGCAAGCTTCGTTTCGATTACGATACGAAGTCCAATTTCAAGGTGATCGCGGACGGCAAATCGGTCGCCGTCAGCAATGTGCGCATGAAGACGTACAACATCTATCCCCTGTCGAAGACGCCGCTGAAACTCCTGCTCGGCAACCGCATCGATCTTTCGGGCAACGAGGTGAAGGACATCCAGCAGACGCCGGATGCCACCACCATCAAACTCGCCGACAAATCCGTCTTCGGCGATTCCAAGCTGATGATGATGTTCGATCCGAAAACCTACGCGCTGAAGCAATGGACCGTGACCGATGCACAGGGCAAGGACACGACGGTGATGATCTTCAACGTCCAGGAAGGCGTGAAGGTCGATCCCTCGCTCTTCAAGATCGACTACGCCAGCGCGCAGGTGAAGCAGCGGGCCAGGTAA
- a CDS encoding FtsK/SpoIIIE family DNA translocase — MRSAAEAPFDLNETGFGVHAFIRRLVERAVGLALFGGVALSVASLATWNVDDPSFSNATDHALSNAMGYPGAVISDLLMQFFGLSALMALVPAVVWAFLLATGRGIDRKPRRAGAWLLGALLAAGVAGCIAAPPTWPLPTGLGGAFGDLVLNLPALFIGGYPKGVAATIIGAVLIGPAVFFLTYGAGLIGRDVAPAKPARQRKRAARTPVIEVDDLEEEDDEDEDDGVPALGAVFHWWLSLRAFFHRMRMRGGRAGGIEPAMRSLPRETGVPVVDPDPRPGTARGVRVEPEFSSLGGTPDDIELADFDIDDEEDTLSADRPAVQATRSGGPAGATGPRIDNPAARPVPGARVMREAQTSLLSSDTFEMPSLHFLAEARSVARDPSLSPDALQQNARLLEGVLEDFGVKGEIIHVRPGPVVTLYELEPAPGIKSSRVIGLADDIARSMSAIACRVAVVPGRNAIGIELPNAKRETVYLREILASRDFEQSKAKLALALGKTINGEAVIADIAKFPHLLVAGTTGSGKSVAINTMILSILYRMTPADCRLIMIDPKMLELSIYDGIPHLLTPVVTDPKKAVVALKWTVREMEDRYRKMSKVGVRNIEGFNQRVAAAQKKGENIVRTVQTGFDRQTGEAIYETEELDLEPMPFIVVIIDEMADLMMVAGKDIEGAVQRLAQMARAAGIHVIMATQRPSVDVITGTIKANFPTRISFQVTSKIDSRTILGEQGAEQLLGMGDMLYMAGGGRIQRVHGPFVSDDEVEKVVSHLKLQGAPEYLEAITADDDEDDADGDGPAGGGGGNFDDSDDPYDQAVAVVLRDGKASTSYIQRRLGIGYNRAASIIEKMEKEGIVGPANHAGKREILVPTEEDVL, encoded by the coding sequence ATGCGTTCAGCGGCAGAGGCGCCCTTCGATTTGAACGAGACGGGGTTCGGTGTCCACGCCTTCATCCGGAGGCTGGTCGAGCGCGCCGTCGGGCTGGCGCTCTTCGGAGGCGTGGCGCTTTCGGTGGCGAGCCTCGCCACCTGGAACGTCGACGACCCGAGCTTCTCCAACGCCACCGACCATGCACTGTCGAACGCGATGGGCTATCCGGGTGCGGTCATCTCCGACCTTCTGATGCAGTTCTTCGGGCTTTCGGCGCTGATGGCGCTGGTGCCGGCGGTGGTCTGGGCCTTTCTGCTGGCGACGGGGCGCGGAATCGACCGCAAGCCGCGCCGCGCCGGCGCATGGCTTCTGGGCGCGCTGCTGGCCGCCGGCGTTGCCGGCTGCATCGCCGCACCGCCGACCTGGCCGCTGCCGACAGGGCTTGGCGGCGCCTTCGGCGATCTGGTCCTCAATCTGCCGGCGCTTTTCATCGGCGGTTATCCGAAGGGCGTCGCCGCCACAATCATCGGTGCGGTGCTTATCGGCCCGGCGGTCTTCTTCCTGACCTACGGCGCCGGGCTGATCGGCCGCGACGTGGCGCCGGCGAAGCCCGCGCGGCAGCGCAAGCGCGCCGCCCGGACGCCCGTCATCGAGGTTGACGATCTCGAGGAAGAGGACGACGAGGATGAGGACGACGGCGTACCGGCGCTGGGCGCGGTTTTCCATTGGTGGCTCTCGCTTCGCGCCTTCTTCCACCGCATGAGAATGCGCGGCGGCCGTGCAGGCGGCATCGAGCCCGCCATGCGCTCGCTCCCGCGGGAGACGGGCGTTCCGGTGGTCGATCCGGACCCGCGCCCGGGCACGGCGCGAGGCGTTCGGGTCGAGCCGGAATTTTCCTCGCTCGGAGGAACGCCCGACGATATCGAACTAGCGGATTTCGACATCGACGACGAGGAGGATACTTTATCTGCCGACCGCCCGGCGGTGCAGGCGACGCGGAGCGGAGGGCCGGCCGGCGCGACGGGTCCGCGTATCGACAACCCCGCGGCACGTCCGGTACCTGGAGCACGCGTGATGCGCGAGGCACAGACCTCGCTGCTCTCCAGCGACACGTTCGAGATGCCGTCGCTGCATTTCCTGGCGGAGGCGCGCAGCGTTGCGCGCGATCCGAGCTTGTCGCCCGATGCGCTGCAGCAGAATGCCCGCCTGCTCGAAGGCGTGCTGGAGGATTTCGGCGTCAAGGGCGAGATCATCCATGTCCGCCCCGGCCCCGTCGTCACCCTCTATGAGCTCGAGCCGGCGCCCGGCATAAAATCCTCCCGTGTCATCGGGCTGGCCGACGACATCGCCCGCTCGATGAGCGCGATCGCCTGCCGCGTCGCTGTGGTGCCGGGCCGCAACGCCATCGGCATCGAACTGCCGAACGCCAAGCGCGAGACGGTCTACCTGCGCGAGATCCTGGCGAGCCGGGATTTCGAGCAGTCCAAGGCGAAGCTGGCGCTGGCGCTCGGCAAGACGATCAACGGCGAGGCCGTCATCGCCGACATCGCCAAATTCCCGCATCTTCTCGTCGCCGGCACTACCGGCTCGGGCAAGTCGGTGGCGATCAACACCATGATCCTGTCGATCCTCTATCGCATGACGCCCGCCGATTGCCGGCTCATCATGATCGACCCGAAGATGCTGGAACTATCGATCTATGACGGCATCCCGCACCTTCTGACGCCGGTCGTCACCGACCCGAAAAAGGCGGTCGTCGCGCTCAAATGGACGGTGCGCGAGATGGAGGACCGCTACCGCAAGATGTCGAAGGTCGGCGTCCGCAACATCGAGGGCTTCAACCAGCGCGTCGCGGCGGCGCAGAAGAAGGGCGAGAACATCGTCCGCACCGTGCAGACCGGCTTCGACAGGCAGACGGGCGAAGCGATCTACGAGACCGAGGAACTCGATCTCGAGCCGATGCCCTTCATCGTCGTCATCATCGACGAGATGGCGGACCTGATGATGGTCGCCGGCAAGGATATCGAGGGCGCCGTCCAGCGTCTGGCACAGATGGCGCGCGCCGCCGGCATCCATGTCATCATGGCCACCCAGAGGCCTTCCGTCGACGTCATCACCGGCACCATCAAGGCAAATTTCCCGACGCGCATCTCCTTCCAGGTGACGTCCAAGATCGACAGCCGCACCATCCTCGGCGAACAGGGCGCGGAGCAGTTGCTGGGCATGGGCGACATGCTTTACATGGCCGGCGGCGGCCGCATCCAGCGCGTGCACGGGCCGTTCGTCTCCGACGACGAGGTCGAGAAAGTGGTCTCGCATCTGAAGCTGCAGGGCGCGCCCGAATATCTCGAGGCGATCACGGCCGACGACGACGAGGACGACGCCGATGGCGACGGACCGGCTGGTGGCGGCGGCGGCAATTTCGACGATTCCGACGACCCCTACGATCAGGCCGTCGCGGTCGTGCTGCGCGACGGCAAGGCCTCGACCAGCTATATCCAGCGGCGCCTGGGCATCGGCTACAACCGCGCAGCCTCCATCATCGAGAAGATGGAGAAGGAAGGCATCGTCGGGCCGGCCAATCACGCCGGCAAGCGCGAGATCCTGGTGCCGACCGAAGAGGACGTACTGTAA
- a CDS encoding YopT-type cysteine protease domain-containing protein, translating to MATKIDLIRDLTKGLDGIFREFSQSYKQIKNSRSVPGLYTNDKNNVQGNVSELYVGGMCHIMSAFWLVGQIHGLGEKRTRFIEWVVPGGNSEAINLNAVGVLVAKTVMYKAKGGKAQSLGILKDSNFDDTFFSNYGIRAKHESFDGFANITQGVGRSRDRLYLIGYGGQSSGHACAAQSSTKGGHAYFDPNYGEAILTSRKAWEAWYKQYLVISGYDQKYLGHQRASGYKSIASN from the coding sequence ATGGCGACCAAAATCGACTTAATCCGCGACTTAACGAAAGGGCTGGACGGAATATTCCGCGAATTCAGTCAGAGTTATAAGCAAATCAAAAATTCACGCTCCGTCCCCGGGCTTTACACCAATGACAAGAATAATGTTCAGGGAAATGTTTCCGAACTTTACGTCGGGGGCATGTGCCACATCATGTCAGCGTTCTGGCTGGTCGGGCAGATTCATGGACTAGGGGAAAAGCGAACGCGGTTCATCGAATGGGTGGTGCCGGGCGGCAACAGCGAGGCCATCAATCTCAACGCGGTGGGCGTCCTGGTGGCAAAAACCGTGATGTATAAGGCCAAAGGCGGCAAGGCGCAGAGTTTAGGCATTCTGAAGGACAGTAATTTCGACGATACGTTCTTCTCCAACTATGGCATCCGCGCCAAGCACGAGTCGTTTGACGGTTTCGCGAACATCACACAGGGCGTGGGGCGAAGCAGAGACCGTCTGTACCTCATCGGCTACGGCGGCCAGAGCTCCGGCCACGCCTGCGCAGCGCAATCCTCGACGAAGGGCGGCCATGCCTATTTCGACCCGAATTATGGTGAGGCTATCCTGACCAGCCGTAAGGCGTGGGAAGCCTGGTACAAGCAATATTTGGTCATATCCGGCTATGATCAGAAATATCTCGGCCACCAGCGAGCAAGCGGGTATAAGTCGATAGCATCGAACTGA
- a CDS encoding FkbM family methyltransferase, with protein sequence MPTILHHVIGLRRAVGSLAAASILVRRLLNNSSPLPVKIPAPGGGEADTIFLRPTDSDLFVAGQVFGWREYELPWKIEAELIALGRYWRSGGTVPIVVDGGANIGCSSLFFASRFPEAIVLAVEPNPESYELLLRNTSKCGNVIPVQAALWRDGDGVDLEFEEHGSWAARTVAPRNRPTTRSVTLESLIETIADARLLICKLDIEGAEREVCAASAEILQSAACVIVETHDFLFKDGGCRAAVTRTLAPTMTAPSTIGENLVFLKAPVNGRRS encoded by the coding sequence GTGCCAACCATCCTTCACCATGTTATCGGCCTCAGACGGGCGGTGGGCTCGCTTGCAGCGGCAAGCATTCTTGTTCGCCGGCTTCTGAACAACTCATCGCCGCTGCCGGTCAAGATACCGGCACCGGGCGGCGGAGAAGCCGACACGATCTTCCTGCGCCCTACAGACAGCGATCTGTTTGTCGCCGGCCAGGTGTTCGGTTGGCGGGAATACGAGTTGCCGTGGAAAATCGAAGCAGAACTCATAGCCCTCGGGCGCTACTGGCGCTCAGGCGGCACGGTGCCGATCGTCGTCGATGGGGGCGCGAATATCGGCTGTTCCTCGCTGTTCTTCGCCTCAAGGTTCCCGGAGGCGATCGTTCTTGCCGTCGAGCCCAACCCGGAATCCTATGAACTCCTGCTCAGGAATACCTCGAAGTGCGGGAATGTCATTCCGGTCCAGGCCGCGTTGTGGCGAGACGGCGACGGCGTGGATCTCGAATTTGAAGAGCATGGCTCCTGGGCCGCGCGCACCGTCGCGCCCCGGAATCGTCCCACAACGCGGTCGGTGACGCTGGAAAGCCTGATCGAAACCATCGCCGACGCACGCCTGCTGATATGCAAACTCGACATCGAAGGTGCGGAAAGAGAAGTCTGCGCGGCGTCAGCCGAAATCCTGCAATCGGCCGCATGCGTCATTGTTGAAACACATGATTTCCTCTTCAAGGACGGCGGGTGCCGTGCGGCTGTTACCCGTACCCTGGCGCCGACGATGACGGCTCCGTCCACCATCGGAGAGAATCTCGTATTCCTCAAGGCACCGGTAAACGGCCGGCGATCATAG